The Purpureocillium takamizusanense chromosome 11, complete sequence region GCTCCTGCGACTCGTTGGCCGCTGATGCCCAGGGCCCGTCCACCTCACCAGCTGGTAACCGGGCACCTCCAGCTCCACGTCCCCAGGACCTGTCATCCTGCCAATGTCAAGCCCTTGGCGCACCGCCCACCAACCACACGAACCCGTCAAGGTTCCCAACTCTATCGCACGCCGCCATCAGTCCGTCGAAAACGCTACCTGCTACATCTACTACCgccctacctacctaccttcCTGCGCGGCTCCAGCCCCAAAGGCTATCGACAGCCGAGCCCTGGCGGATCTAGACTTTCAGCCCCCGGATGGGCCCCAGATAAGGCACCagccacggcctcgagggggCTAACCAAAGCTAAGGATGATATGTCGTGTGCGGGTTTGAAACTGTCTGGCTGGCGCACATACCGTGCAGACATGCATGATAGATGGATGGCACGGCATCgcatggcggccaggccgtcAATCACAtcgcatcatggccggccCAAAGCATGCGCCACCGTCGCGCCCCCCAAGGTTTTCTGGCGTGATTGATTGTGAAATGATTACTGAGCCCCTTGGCGGCTCGGTTCCCCCTTGCCGGACGGCGCGTTCGTTTAGGCTTAGAGTCGCGGGGCTCGCTCACGGCGCCACTGCACCTACCGTGCACTTGTCTGTCTTGCCTAtagatggatgggatggccCCCCAGTGCTGCTCGTGCTTCTCAACGGTGCCACGGTGCTACctcagccagcagccgccaatgagcgtcggcatcgtcatcatcaggTCAGCACCACGAAAGCACCAACCAGTCTCGATCCAGTCCATTCCCTTTCCCAATCTGAcgctgacgggcggcgggcggtgcacagatgcatgcacgcacgtaGCTTGCAATGACAACAGCCGTTTCCCTGTGAGTGAGCCATGTTCATCATGTGCGTAAGCGACGACGCTGTTGCAAGCCTTTTACCCaggcgacgcgacgcgatgCGATGCTGACGGCGCTTTTCCCGGTGCATGGTGGTGGCCCGTTGCTTTCACGCACGTTTGATGCTTGCATTGAATTTTCCGTGGATTCGCTGTCGCGGAACGAGACCGCGTCTCTCTCGTGGCgccatgcatccatccatccatccacggaAGACGAACGCATGCGGTCGTCACACGAGGGCGACCTGGAACCATGGATAGAACGGTGGcgcctcctctccccccgGCTTCGTTTCGTTCATTCTCACGCAGGACCCCTGGAGAGAAGAAGCATGTGCAAAACAGCACGCCCCTCCTCCAttcccccctctccgcggctggcttggctggctgacggctGGGTGGCAGTCAATTATGATGGGTGTTGGTTGGCGTCAATGGACGGCACACGCATAcaagggcgcggccggcggctgaGTAATTGATTAGGCGACGCGGTTTTGGAGGGTCAAACCCTGATCGGCAGCGGAAGCGGTGCCGAAGGGGGGCGGGTCCCCGGGAATGAgcggggccggcgcgggAATAAGCGGCGCAGGGCTTGACGCTGGAGGTAATGACTGATGAgtgatgatggcctcggtGGTGATTACCCAGCGTCGTGTGAGCGACATGAGCGAAACCGTCGTGATGCGTGCCGGCATCTGTGCTCTGGAGCTCTCCGGCACTTGATgcttggcgatgatgacggtgtcGATATGCACGACTGCTAATGCCAGGGTTTGCAAGTTATGACCTTGGCCGTCACGACTTACAGTATACCTTGTACAGGGCCGTGCGGCAGACGAACTGACTTGACGTgcatgccagccagcgacCGCGAGCATGTCCCCGACGTTTTCcacgcgccgtcgctgctaCTTCTGTTACTTCGACGCGACGCATGCGACGCCACACCTCATCCACCATGCGGGCAACGTCCCCTCCATCGCACGTCAGCCAGACGTGCATTGCAGCTCGGCAGTTGTTGGTTCCCCTCGTCTTCTGCGACTCGACAGCTGGTCCCACCCATGCAGACAATGCGGGCCAGCAAGTCGCCTCTGGCAGGGGTGATACAATTTTAGCCTTCTGAATTGTAATCTGCCGTCCGTTAGTGCCTGTTGCGCTCGCTTGCCGATTTCCCCCCTGTTGTTGCTAATGGTGGGAGGGACAGCAGTGACGAATGACGGGCGGTGATGCCCTCGCCTCAGCCCGCGACTCGGCCCCAAGCCCAGCGGCCCGCGAGCGGTCTCGACTCCCTCCACAAAGAAGGGGGCGCCGAgaggcgacgcgcgcgagcgtCAAAGGCGGTGCCGCTCTGACGCACATCATCATCCCACCATCTCAttcgctcgcctcgcccacaAAAGTGCTTCCACTCGAGAGTTGAACCGTTGGCCTGGGtttcgcgcgccgcctcaacCTCAAACAGCACGACCTTGTCGCCCGCTACGTAAACAGCGCCGGGGGCTGCTTCTGCAGCGAGAGTCGAGCTCCGTGGACAAGACGTCTCACAAACCACCACTCGCACCGCCAGTCGAGGGCCGTCCACGGACGAATGTAGTAGACGAATGCCCCACTCATCCGTCGCAAAAGGCCGAGGCACCGGGtggggcctcgccgcctccgtcccgtcgccgcaccAAATTGGGCACCGGTACTGACACGGCGAGCCCCAGCGGTAGGGCTACCTGAACGAGTGCCACtacggctggctggccgagTTCGAGGAGTCCGCCACGAGGATGCAAGTGCCGTGACGCAGCACCGCGCGGTTGTCGCGATTCATCCCAAGTTTCATGGCCGTTGCctacctcgacgagggcgccagTGGAAAATTCCTTTGTCGTCGGGACTCCCAACGACTTCGACGGACAAACAGACAGCCCAGCGGTGTGGTGCACGCCCCCTCCCACTCTGCCATGATCCTGACCCTCGTCATGCGCACCCCTGACGTtgaattttttttttcccgcTCCCGTGTGTCAACGGTGTGTGGTTTTGATATCGTCATCCGCCTCCACTACCGTGCCCATGCACCCACCACGCCTGGCTGCCGGCCCGTGGAGACGCTACGACGCCGAGCGTGCTCCAGGCTCAGCCTGTTGGTGCAGCACCTGCCCGCGTATCTCCGGCGCCAGGCAGCtccacctcgccctgccATCTGCCCTGTGgtgcagccagcccgtcccCCCCCAAGTGCCGGGCTTCCATGCGGCATTCTGGAAGGAAGGCCGGAGCGAAGTGGGTGGAAGCGGGATACTGACGCGATGCCGAGCttcggcgtcgttgtcgtcaacGGGGCGGTCGTCGCTCGGGACGTCAGCCCTGCGCTCTCGCAAGCGGTTGCCACCACCAGTATTCGTTTCCCGTGCTAGATGCCGTGGTTTGGCGCCTGGCTTTCCGATGCTGACACGTCCCGGACACGGCGCAAGTAGTGTTATCAGTGAGGCCGGATCTCAGTCCAGGacgcggcacggcgcaggTGGCTTCGTagcatcaccgccatcgcgCTCCCGGCACTGGTAGCCCGATTGTCACGGTGATGCTGACGAcagtgacgatgatggtcaAGACCAGACCCCCCAGCACTCTGTCCCCGTGATGCCTTGCAGGGCCCTTctccgcggcgcggggccgctCCTTTTGCCCACACGTGTCGGCCACCCACGCTGCTGCATCTCGCGATCGCGTACGGagtactgtacgtacgtagcagcaACGGTGTCCTCCACCCCCTCGCCGACTGCCCCAAATCGAACCCCGGTTCTGCAATGGTCGCGGGGCGGCTTGCAGAGCTGCGATCGAGCCAAGGCGATGGGACGGGTGGACAGCGACACGgactggcgccgccgctgtggcTGGGGCCCCTGCCCTCCACCCCCACTGTCTCGCGTCTTCAACGGCGATTTCGGGTGCCGACCGGCATCttcgcgccgccatcgcccgcccgtctgctcGCGCGCCCTGCCAGAGGCGCAACCACTTGCTgggtgctgttgctgctgctgctgctgctgctgcccaggcCAATGCCGCGCGCAGTGCTGTGGTGCCTTACCAACTGTTCCCTAAGGTGCAGCGAAAGCGCCAATGGGCAGAGggcgtgcccgtcgtcgggaCAGGAAGGCTCGCGTTCACGTCGACTCATGCCGCACCTGCGCACCGCCGACAGCGGCCCTGTCGTGATAAACGCCGGCGCATGCTCCTTCTGGCCATCTGGCCACGACGAGAACAACTCGGGACGCGCTCAAATGCCTCACGTCTCCCGGGCGGCCATGCGCGCATGTAGTTCGTATGCGCGCTGTACTGCATTACTATGGGGGTCAGCATGCCCCAGACGCAAGGCACCTTGCGGGTCTGCATGTCTTTGCACGCACAGCGGGCGTTGCAAAAATCTCGATGGCTCCATCGTGCATCCACAATGGGACACCTTGGCTCGCTCGTTCCAGTCAaccgctggcggcgtcgcgcatgCACATTGGACAATtgccatggccagcgcgcagggcggcgggaacACAGACACGCAGTCCGGGCCCGTCAAAGTCCGATGGCGCGTCTTGCCCCCTCCCAACCCCGTCAGCTCGGGAAGCTGTTCGGCAACTGGGGCGGTGGGTACCCGACCAGGGCGGGCAACCGGGTAtggccgtgggcgtgggcgtggatGGCTTCCAGAACGCCGACCCTGTTTCCCGAACccgattttttttttttgcgccCGCCGGGGTTGCTGCTGGGAGCATTGTGCGCATTCGTCTCGCCCTGGGCTGTCTCGTTCAAGGCTTGCTCCACGTCGTTGGTGACGGGGCTGCATAAGGGCCTGCATGTGTTGTGACTGTCCACGCTGCGAGGTACCGGTGCCAtcgcatcatcgtcgtccaggCCGTGTGTGGTTCCTGACCCATTGTGACGTTGTCGTGCGATGCGACACAGGGCGCCATTGACACGTAATGGTTGGTTGTCCTGGGCCTCCCCTCCGATTATTGCCGTCGTTGGATACCGTCGTCGCAGCATAGGGGATGCGTGTGCCCTCCCACCCCCAGCGTCTATCCATCATCAATTCAACGGTCAAGTGCTTTTCGGTGCcgtccatcgtcaccatcccCGTCTGGAGAGCGCCATCGCACCGGTCTTTGCCCCATCCCCGACCCCGATGCACAAAACCATCACGGCTCGTGCCCTCCCCTCGCCGCTACAGGGTGGGCCCGCGACAGGGGTTCTGCAGGGGGCGAACAAaacgtggtggtgggtgccATGGTCTCCGACAATGTCCATGGAGTTttgcaccgccgccactcggCCGAGTCACCCCGTCTGAGGATTCCGTCCGCGGCCGTCTGCATTGCATTGCATTGGACAATGTAcgacggacgcgggcggcaacGTCCCGGCGCATCATGGTGCATCTTGACCCTTTCCGTGTGGTGCCCCGCTGGCGCGGTGTAAATGTCGTCGAACCCGGTCACTGTCGAATCGTCAAGCTCCACAACATCGACCGACGCCCAGGTACTCGCTGTGACATCATTTGAGTCTGCGCAGCCGCACCGCGGCGGTGATCCTCACCACGACCTGCGACGACCGACGGCTCGCGATCTCGGCACTGCCCATGCCCACCTCCATGCACCCGAGAGACCACACGGCGCAAACCCGCGGGgcctttgccgtcgccgtcgccgtccggcTTTCATCGTCCCATGAGTTGACATCGCGGCAGCCCTGACTCGATCAAACGCCGCCACAGGCACCCGCTCGACAGACCCCAACGCTTCAGCCACAGGTGGaagccaaggccgccaaggctcGGCAGCCCTCCCGTCGCGCGCGTCCGTGGCGGGCGAACAAAAGAGGCAGCGGCAGAGTTCGCCGGCGTCATGGCCTGACGCCTTGGTGTCGCTCTGCACGACGCGGgggaccgacgacgaggcgtgcCTTGCAGTGCCGAGGCTGCCCCGATACATTCATCGCGCCGTTGCTCGATGCCTAGTGATGAAttttcgtcgtcgggccTCTTCACCTCTCCAGATGCTGTGTGCCACCCGCATCGGAGCCGACTCCGACCACCACACGGCGCAACGCCGACCGACGTTGAGACTTTGAGTGCAATCGTcgtggcgccgcgctccgGCACGTTGAACCGTTCGCTACCCGCTCGGGCAGGGGCCGCAACCCGCACGCCCAGGGCTTGAAGCCATCGCCAAAGCCTGATTTTGAGGAACCACTCGGCCATACGCCGATGCGTcgcaagcccgtcgagctgcccCCCTTTCCGAGTCTTGCAGGAAAaccctgcgcgccgtcaaCTATCGACGGTGAGGCCATGCCAAAGCCGGCTCTCCAGCGCCGCGCGACCCACCTACGAATTAGACGAACTTCCCGATCCGCTTCGGATGACACCGATCTACGTTCAGCAGCGTGCCGTGCTAGGAGGTAGTGGGTAGTCAatcgaggcgacgagggggcTAGGGGTGGTGATGCTTGGCTATTCATGACCTACGCGCTTGCTGGCCGCGCAGGAATGGTTGACATCATCTCGTATCACCCAGGGTGGCGGCTGGCCTCCACAGAGGCAAGCGATCCAGACGTTCGACAAGGTTTGCCCGCCAAACCATCTCCAAATGCCCCGGACTGCGCCTGCAGCCAATCAACGAGTCGGGGATACATCTAAACCAGGCCGCAGTCTACCGTTCCACTTACACGAAGGGCCAGCGAAGGCGCTACCGCGAAATATCAGCCCATCAAGGGGGACGCACCACCGAGGCGAAATCGTGCCTCcagcggcttcgacgacgagggcgtgcagGACGGCACTTCCGCCTAGACGTCGTTGAAAAATAGCATCCGCGgttcctcgtcctcgcacATCGaccacgcccacgccgcgctcggccaATATCCCAGCAGCGCGGAGTTTTCGAGCCCATAGTTGGCCGGCTTGAAGAGTGTTGCGTCGCGCGCCCGGGtctcggcaacggcgtccggcgtcgccagcgcgaggaagtggctcctcctcgatccCTTCTCCAGCGATCTGGAACGTTACGTCGGTCAGCTCCGGACGGCTCATCGCGCGAGAGCCTCGCCTGCTTTCTCTTCGCCGTCGGACCATGGTCAGCTTGGACTTACAATGCGTTACCGAGCACGCCGTGGCAGAGGCTCGGCTCCTTCTTGAGCACGCCCTTGGCCCAGGTGACCTCACGGCCCTTGTGAATGGCCTTGTCGAACCGCTCGGCGAAGTCGGGGTAGTGAGGGCGCAGCGATTGCAGCGCAAAGACGAATcccggcgcgccgtggcAGAACTGCACCCGgacggcagcctcgccggcttcgagggccttggccgtgtGAATCCAgttgccctcgtcgctctgGAGGTCcaggagctcctcgagcaggccagCGAGCTCAGGGGCGAGCGTCGGGACGCATAGCACAATCTGCGCCAGGGTGCCAATGTCGCCGTGGGGGGCTCCAAAGTATCGATCGCCGTTCCACACCCAgtggcccttgccgtcgtcgtccttgtccaagatgcggcgcgccaggcgggctatgggctcctcgagcaggtccGCGGAGTCGGGCACCCAGTGGCGCACCGCGCGCAGCATGTAGAGCATGCCCGCCCTGCCGTATATCATCTCGGCGGGAAACTTGTCGGCGCCCTCCCCCGACGCGGGCTCGAGCAGTCTCGGCATGtgcgcgagcagcgccgtcaCGCAGCGCCGGTCCTTGGTGACGCAggcgcgcacggcgtcgagagcGAGCACCTCGGCAACGAAGCCGCAGCACCCGTCCTGGAGAACGAGCGTCCCGcggtcgccctcgacgtacTTGCCGGCCCAGTGCACAAGGTTGTGACCCTGGATGCGTAGGTCCGGGTGACGGGCGGACAAGCAGAGGAGAGCGTAGGCGACGCCTGTCGGGCCCGCGATCAGCCCTATGCACGTCTCGGGGTCGTAGGATTCCTGCGGCGGGTGCGTCGTGACGAGCGTTTCCAGGCTTTCCCTCAGCAGGTccgccggggccgccccGAGGGCCTGCTGCGGCATGGTGTTGTCGATGTAGAGCTGCTCCATGTTGGCGAATGCGATGGATTGGGAGAGAGGAACAGCTCATGAGCAGTTCGGGCAGTCCTTTTTGATCGGCAGGCCGGGCAGTGAGACACTGGCAACCCCGCGTCGGAAATGACCGTGCCGCGCCGACAGCCCGGACAACTCACAGCTGAAGCCTGGGACGGGGCCGTTGACAATCACATTCAGGGTTCATCCCGCTCGTGACGCTAGACGCACCGAATAGGCAGGCGGACATCGTCAATCGCCTACGCGAGGGCTAGTCCGAGACGGTGACTCAGGGACCGACGTGACTGCATTGTCTCCGCACAGCGTGAAGGCGATTCGGACGAGCAGCGTGGCTGACGGCTCTATTCGTGAGTAAACGTGGCATCTCGGCGAGTCGGACGTACCAGGTAGCTAGTTTGTACCAttcgggcaggcgggcgcgggatGTTCCTGCGAGCTCGTCCACCGCTGATGCCAACGGGTTTCGTCAAAGGTGGTGCAGTGGCCAGGTGGCCGAAGAGCATCcagtatacgaagtagcGGGTGATGTCGAGCTGCTGAGTGTCTGCCAGTTGGAAGCAGCGTTGGCTGGTCCTTCCCTTTCATCGTCGCGCCACAGGCTGGTGGTCCACGGGCGTTCTGCCTGCGCCAACCCCACCGGAGCAAAAGCCCCTGGACGGCCTGCAGATGGCTGCAGATGGCTGGAGCggcaacgatgacgacatCGCATCGAGCGGTTGACCTCGCCAAGGTCTCGCATGCCATGCGAACCCTCCTCCCTGCACCGAATTGACTACGCTCTCACGGCCGCAATTGACATCCTCCCAGCAACTGAGCCGCTTTCCGTGTCGCACCACGAGGTTGTCAAAACGACccgcccttgagcttgccaGCTAGCGATCGAGTCCTCGCAGTCATCACCCACACGTACGCACATCGTCAGAATGGCAGACTCCAAGGAGCAGGCCACGTCCGGTGGGCAGTCGGCGAgccgtcgcgtcgcgggCTCCGTCGGCGAAAAGGCGCAGCAAGTCCTGTAAGAGAAACCCCCCTTCAGATGAACGAAGCTGACCCGTTGTAGCAAGGAAGACTACGACAAGGCCAGGACCCTGGCGTTTGACGCGCTCAAGAGCAGGGCCTATCTCTACCCGATCAAGGTGCCTATCCTGGGACCAACTCGCGGGCCGGCGCTGACTCTCACAGGGCATATTCTACTTCCTCACCCATCGCTCCTTGTGGAAGCCCTTTAcctcccgcctcgccccgtACATCGGGCTCTCCGTGTCCGTCATCGGCAGCATGTTTGCTTTTACCTACCTGCCGCAGCTTGCtgtcctcgtcttcgtcaacgGCCCGCTTGCCGTCTTCTCCACCGTGCTGGTCGTCCTCAACGAGTCCTCTACCATTGTGAACATCGTTGCCCGCAATTGGTTCCTGCAggacgcgctcctcgacaCCTTTGATGGCACCCTGATTGCTCGCAACAACACCGCCATCGTGAGCGAGGGCCGCGAGGTCAAGTCTGGCAGCGACCCCATGGCGCGCCTCGGGCGCATCCTCAAGAGCCCCTTTGACAAGTTTAGCATCACGGCGCTCGTCCGCTACATCATCCACCTGCCTCTCAACTTCATCCCGGTCGTGGGCACCGTCATCTTCATCGTTCTTCAGGGTGAGTGGGCTCAACTATTTGAAATGCGGATGTTGACACATTCGTAGGGCGGTCCCGCGGGCAGCGTGTTCATGGTAGAGTATGTCGATCGCCTGCCTCATACGTGGACCTCTGAGGCTGACAACCTGCAGTATTTTCAGCTGAAGAAGTGGTCGGCTCGCCAGCGCGAGGGCTGGCTCGAAAAGCACACTGGCCCGTATACGTCGTACGTCGGCATCTCCTTGAGCCGTGCCACCCGTGCGGCGCTTGCGCGGCTTGCTAACCTCGGCTGT contains the following coding sequences:
- a CDS encoding uncharacterized protein (COG:S~TransMembrane:4 (i75-92o98-118i190-210o257-278i)~EggNog:ENOG503P01F) — protein: MADSKEQATSGGQSASRRVAGSVGEKAQQVLKEDYDKARTLAFDALKSRAYLYPIKGIFYFLTHRSLWKPFTSRLAPYIGLSVSVIGSMFAFTYLPQLAVLVFVNGPLAVFSTVLVVLNESSTIVNIVARNWFLQDALLDTFDGTLIARNNTAIVSEGREVKSGSDPMARLGRILKSPFDKFSITALVRYIIHLPLNFIPVVGTVIFIVLQGRSRGQRVHGRYFQLKKWSARQREGWLEKHTGPYTSFGLVATLLEMVPVVSIFFTYTNTVGAALWAADIEAMNTSMTDETAPTLREAAKKVE
- a CDS encoding uncharacterized protein (EggNog:ENOG503NWWM~COG:V); the encoded protein is MEQLYIDNTMPQQALGAAPADLLRESLETLVTTHPPQESYDPETCIGLIAGPTGVAYALLCLSARHPDLRIQGHNLVHWAGKYVEGDRGTLVLQDGCCGFVAEVLALDAVRACVTKDRRCVTALLAHMPRLLEPASGEGADKFPAEMIYGRAGMLYMLRAVRHWVPDSADLLEEPIARLARRILDKDDDGKGHWVWNGDRYFGAPHGDIGTLAQIVLCVPTLAPELAGLLEELLDLQSDEGNWIHTAKALEAGEAAVRVQFCHGAPGFVFALQSLRPHYPDFAERFDKAIHKGREVTWAKGVLKKEPSLCHGVLGNAL
- a CDS encoding uncharacterized protein (EggNog:ENOG503NWWM~COG:V), whose amino-acid sequence is MEQLYIDNTMPQQALGAAPADLLRESLETLVTTHPPQESYDPETCIGLIAGPTGVAYALLCLSARHPDLRIQGHNLVHWAGKYVEGDRGTLVLQDGCCGFVAEVLALDAVRACVTKDRRCVTALLAHMPRLLEPASGEGADKFPAEMIYGRAGMLYMLRAVRHWVPDSADLLEEPIARLARRILDKDDDGKGHWVWNGDRYFGAPHGDIGTLAQIVLCVPTLAPELAGLLEELLDLQSDEGNWIHTAKALEAGEAAVRVQFCHGAPGFVFALQSLRPHYPDFAERFDKAIHKGREVTWAKGVLKKEPSLCHGVLGNALSLEKGSRRSHFLALATPDAVAETRARDATLFKPANYGLENSALLGYWPSAAWAWSMCEDEEPRMLFFNDV